The Bacillus sp. Y1 genome has a window encoding:
- a CDS encoding ABC transporter substrate-binding protein gives MALKLKKYSVLAGVLSASLLLGACSSDSTSGDKEGASNSDKVVIDIFQGKVEIADQLKALTDEYTKEHPDVTFNIETVGGGADGAAALKAKFASNKAPDIFTNDGDAQLLVWQDKLEDLSDQPWVADAFEGTLDGMTSDGKIYGMPLNMEGYGFAYNKELFEKAGITELPTTFSELEAAAKKLQDAGITPFSIGYGEWWVLANHGLNVPFAYQEDTDAFFTGLNDGSGKIEGNEFVSKYFDLIDLTIKYGNKNPLTTDYNTQVTLFATGEAAMTQQGNWIQPMLDKINPEIEVGFIPMPLTDDEAQTDKLMVDVPSNWVVHNGSTDEEKEVAKDFLNWMVTSEAGKTALTKEFKYIPAFKSVEASADDIGPLGADLLKYSQEGKTYSWQFMKYPDGAGQEFGAALQAYVGGQASKEDTMKAFDATWQKLKK, from the coding sequence ATGGCTTTAAAGTTGAAAAAGTATTCTGTTTTAGCAGGTGTATTGTCTGCCTCACTTCTTTTAGGAGCTTGTTCAAGCGATAGCACTTCTGGCGACAAAGAAGGTGCAAGCAACAGTGATAAAGTAGTAATTGATATTTTCCAAGGGAAGGTTGAAATTGCTGATCAATTGAAAGCGTTAACAGATGAGTATACAAAAGAACACCCTGATGTGACTTTTAATATTGAAACAGTTGGTGGCGGTGCGGACGGTGCTGCTGCACTAAAAGCAAAATTTGCTTCTAATAAAGCACCTGATATTTTCACAAATGACGGAGATGCACAATTATTGGTTTGGCAGGATAAGTTAGAAGATTTATCTGATCAACCTTGGGTAGCTGACGCATTTGAAGGTACTTTAGATGGAATGACATCTGACGGAAAAATCTACGGTATGCCTTTAAACATGGAAGGTTACGGCTTTGCTTATAACAAAGAATTATTCGAAAAAGCAGGTATCACAGAGCTTCCTACGACGTTCTCTGAATTAGAAGCTGCAGCTAAGAAACTTCAAGATGCTGGCATTACTCCATTCTCGATCGGTTATGGCGAATGGTGGGTATTAGCAAACCACGGCTTAAACGTTCCATTTGCTTACCAAGAAGACACTGACGCGTTCTTCACTGGCTTAAATGACGGTTCTGGTAAAATTGAAGGCAACGAATTCGTGAGCAAGTACTTTGATTTAATCGACTTAACGATTAAGTATGGTAACAAAAATCCATTAACAACTGACTACAACACACAAGTAACACTATTCGCTACTGGCGAAGCTGCAATGACGCAACAAGGGAACTGGATTCAACCAATGTTAGACAAGATCAACCCTGAAATTGAAGTTGGATTTATTCCAATGCCACTTACAGATGACGAAGCTCAAACAGATAAGCTAATGGTTGACGTTCCAAGTAACTGGGTTGTTCACAACGGTTCAACGGATGAAGAAAAAGAAGTAGCAAAAGACTTCTTAAACTGGATGGTTACCTCTGAAGCTGGTAAAACGGCATTAACAAAAGAATTCAAGTACATCCCTGCATTCAAGTCTGTTGAAGCATCAGCTGACGACATCGGACCTCTAGGCGCTGACCTTCTGAAGTACTCTCAAGAAGGCAAAACATACTCTTGGCAGTTCATGAAGTACCCAGACGGTGCTGGTCAAGAATTCGGTGCAGCTCTTCAAGCATACGTTGGCGGCCAAGCATCTAAAGAAGACACAATGAAAGCCTTCGACGCAACTTGGCAGAAGCTTAAGAAATAA
- a CDS encoding SWIM zinc finger family protein — protein sequence MSHIPEVYKELIESTAADVSKLLSPGYEPDAKLMQKGLLIYRQGLVTKVRYEDGSVTSTVQDVTPVFVQVELNFFQTSSCSCPADGICRHIVATFLYAFSQVGSVADWVEEWRTPLHEKKTAQQLGLMKAKDLMKGSGSIKPDYDHWVQTFQNSFQSIMKGQGTPKPYLIPELYQAYTRRLRASAPVEQEWKQLYLLIGNIFSFRQLLILSQESGHSSYDIERNYQQLFFSLIDDTEVLINRLSVHALPFAFDEFIARLKDDVTDLLIDEVALEFERIQLYQLLWSSLFKKKHWREEELEKLANLGKINGSYALSLGYIHLNLLLKRDEKALSIISQHEADISPFLLIWLEDFKAQRDWKRMGPFVDAFIGYLRPYLLSLPNSYACFDFTRYATRVLQSYCSESNRIDLYEKILMQLLPYSYSEYEQYLYMEKQYEKWSDLQAYIGYDMTSISTDKIKELQKEDPSVLLPLYHQSIQKNIDLKNRGNYRQAVRELKKLRSLYKKLKRQDEFEQFFDLLLERTKRLRAFHEECQRGKLIHA from the coding sequence ATGTCACATATCCCTGAGGTTTACAAAGAATTAATTGAATCGACTGCCGCAGATGTTTCGAAGCTCCTGAGTCCGGGTTATGAACCGGATGCGAAGCTGATGCAAAAAGGACTTCTTATATATAGGCAAGGACTCGTAACAAAGGTCCGTTACGAGGATGGCTCGGTTACATCAACGGTTCAGGATGTTACACCGGTGTTTGTTCAGGTGGAGCTGAACTTCTTCCAAACAAGCTCCTGTTCCTGCCCAGCGGATGGAATTTGCCGTCATATCGTAGCTACCTTCCTTTACGCATTTTCCCAAGTCGGCAGTGTGGCTGACTGGGTCGAGGAATGGCGCACCCCTCTTCATGAGAAAAAAACCGCGCAACAGCTCGGACTCATGAAGGCCAAGGATTTAATGAAAGGATCAGGCTCCATCAAACCCGACTACGATCATTGGGTTCAAACCTTTCAAAATAGCTTTCAATCAATCATGAAGGGACAAGGAACACCAAAGCCCTACCTCATCCCAGAACTGTACCAGGCCTATACAAGACGCCTCCGTGCAAGTGCACCTGTTGAACAAGAATGGAAGCAGCTCTACCTGCTGATCGGAAACATCTTTTCGTTCCGCCAGTTACTCATCTTAAGCCAGGAATCCGGTCATAGCTCGTATGACATTGAACGAAACTATCAGCAGCTGTTTTTCTCACTCATTGACGATACCGAGGTGCTCATCAACCGCCTGAGCGTGCACGCCCTTCCCTTCGCCTTTGATGAGTTCATTGCCCGATTAAAGGATGATGTGACCGACCTTCTCATCGACGAGGTTGCCTTGGAATTTGAACGAATTCAGCTTTATCAGCTGCTTTGGAGTTCTCTTTTTAAAAAGAAGCATTGGCGTGAAGAAGAGCTAGAAAAACTAGCGAACCTTGGAAAAATCAATGGCTCCTACGCCCTATCACTTGGCTACATCCATCTCAATCTATTATTAAAACGAGACGAAAAAGCTCTATCCATCATCAGTCAGCACGAAGCAGACATTAGTCCGTTTCTTCTTATATGGTTAGAGGATTTTAAAGCACAACGTGACTGGAAACGCATGGGGCCATTCGTTGATGCATTTATTGGATACTTACGACCCTATTTACTCAGCTTACCGAACAGCTACGCGTGCTTTGACTTTACACGGTATGCAACAAGAGTGCTGCAATCGTATTGCTCAGAATCGAATCGGATTGATCTGTATGAAAAAATTCTCATGCAGCTTCTTCCCTATAGCTACAGTGAATACGAGCAATACTTATATATGGAAAAACAATACGAAAAATGGAGCGACCTTCAAGCCTATATCGGCTATGACATGACCTCCATCTCGACCGATAAAATCAAAGAGCTACAAAAAGAGGACCCGTCCGTCCTATTACCGCTCTACCATCAATCGATTCAGAAAAATATTGATTTAAAAAATCGTGGCAACTATCGCCAAGCGGTTCGTGAGCTAAAAAAGCTTCGATCACTATACAAAAAACTCAAACGCCAAGATGAGTTTGAGCAATTTTTCGACCTATTGCTTGAACGAACGAAACGTCTTCGAGCGTTTCACGAAGAATGTCAAAGGGGTAAGCTGATTCATGCTTAA
- a CDS encoding DEAD/DEAH box helicase, with protein MLKTRLVHIHIRHIDNNRYFIWATNDHNDDVQPSQWKSLLFNRHKESYYGTFVDEETIDQHPGVSIDAWQLVSLLAQEQFNQLIEWDWDETAQICLASAHSLHEAISEKDWLPDFSAWERDEFRWALPERVKQEFDPSFFEQQISEEETVQLFIEKWFDSSLSAFFDRNQEWHEKVGVKLDALKNQALSPRALATYFDEETWSEWIGLKESQVPFSLGLRLEEPADLDGTWELQVFLRGKNQPDLIVDAKDDSNMPTSWYAYDSYIEREQQRWVELFPWLEGKRGVTSQLTENDAWMFLSDASETLLALGVEILLPSWWQAMKNANLKVKAKLKGTGSRGQSFVGLQAMLDYNWRFSMNGVELSEDEFHQLVEEKRRLVFIRGRWIKLDPGFIRTIQDLMKKAEKEGLHVRDLIQQELLGGDDEDPSQSLDDPRAFAKIQIELNRQWKQMIKQLQDVRSIPEVAVPESFLGELRPYQKQGMSWLLFLRKYGFGAILADDMGLGKTIQLISYLLQVKKEDKNPAPALIVCPTSVLGNWQKEIERFAPNMKVYLHYGSNRLKEEKFKEKVLESDVVLTSYGLTHIDTAEFEPITWSSVAIDEAQNIKNAGTKQSRAVRKLNGKHHIALTGTPMENRLTELWSIFDFTNHGYLGSLGNFQKKFVLPIEKDNEKEKIGELQALIRPFLLRRTKKDEEVALNLPDKQEQKEYCPLTAEQASLYEQLVQDTFAQIETLTGLERKGLILQLLSRLKQLCNHPALYLKEEKPLQLLERSVKLEKLTELIEAVLEREESGLIFTQYIEMGEIIRRVLNKKYGIEVPFLNGSVPKAKRDEMITRFQNREFPVFLLSLKAGGTGLNLTAANHVIHYDRWWNPAVENQATDRAYRIGQKRFVHVHKFISTGTLEEKIDAMLEKKQTLNDAIIQSDNWITELSTDELRDLILLS; from the coding sequence ATGCTTAAAACGAGACTCGTACACATACACATTCGTCATATAGACAACAATCGATACTTTATTTGGGCAACCAATGACCATAACGACGACGTCCAACCGTCCCAGTGGAAATCGCTTCTTTTTAACCGGCACAAGGAATCGTATTACGGAACCTTTGTCGATGAAGAGACAATCGACCAACATCCCGGCGTGTCCATCGACGCGTGGCAGCTGGTGTCACTTTTAGCACAAGAGCAATTCAACCAGCTCATTGAGTGGGATTGGGATGAAACGGCGCAAATCTGCCTAGCCTCTGCCCATTCGCTGCACGAAGCGATTTCGGAAAAAGATTGGCTTCCTGACTTTTCAGCGTGGGAACGAGACGAATTCCGCTGGGCTCTTCCTGAACGAGTAAAGCAGGAATTTGATCCGTCTTTTTTCGAGCAACAAATTTCCGAGGAAGAAACCGTTCAGCTTTTTATTGAAAAATGGTTCGACTCCTCCCTAAGTGCCTTTTTTGACAGAAATCAAGAATGGCACGAAAAAGTCGGAGTAAAACTTGATGCTTTGAAAAACCAAGCACTGTCTCCGCGCGCATTGGCTACGTATTTTGATGAAGAAACATGGAGCGAATGGATCGGATTAAAGGAATCCCAAGTTCCCTTTTCACTAGGACTGCGCTTAGAAGAGCCAGCTGACCTCGACGGAACATGGGAACTGCAAGTCTTTTTACGCGGAAAAAACCAACCCGATCTGATTGTGGATGCCAAAGATGACAGCAATATGCCGACAAGCTGGTATGCGTATGATTCGTATATTGAACGTGAGCAGCAGCGCTGGGTCGAGCTTTTTCCATGGCTGGAAGGAAAACGCGGTGTCACTAGTCAGTTAACCGAAAACGATGCTTGGATGTTCTTGTCTGATGCCAGTGAAACGTTGCTCGCACTAGGAGTCGAAATTCTCCTCCCTTCTTGGTGGCAAGCGATGAAGAATGCGAACTTGAAAGTCAAAGCGAAGCTCAAGGGAACGGGCTCACGCGGTCAGTCATTTGTAGGCCTACAAGCGATGCTTGATTACAACTGGCGCTTCTCGATGAACGGAGTGGAGCTGAGTGAAGATGAGTTCCATCAGCTGGTCGAGGAAAAAAGACGCCTCGTGTTTATTCGTGGTCGTTGGATCAAGCTTGATCCAGGGTTTATTCGGACGATTCAAGATCTGATGAAAAAGGCGGAAAAAGAAGGCTTGCACGTAAGGGACCTCATCCAACAGGAGCTTTTAGGTGGGGATGACGAAGATCCTTCACAATCACTAGATGATCCCCGTGCGTTTGCCAAAATTCAAATTGAGCTGAACCGTCAATGGAAACAAATGATCAAGCAGCTTCAGGACGTCCGCTCGATCCCAGAGGTTGCGGTTCCAGAAAGCTTCCTCGGTGAGCTGAGACCATACCAAAAGCAAGGCATGAGTTGGCTATTATTCTTGCGCAAATATGGGTTTGGCGCAATTTTAGCCGATGATATGGGTCTTGGAAAAACAATTCAGTTGATCAGTTACCTTTTACAGGTGAAAAAAGAGGACAAAAACCCGGCACCCGCTTTAATTGTTTGTCCAACCTCTGTACTCGGCAACTGGCAAAAGGAAATCGAACGTTTTGCACCAAATATGAAAGTATATCTTCATTACGGTTCGAATCGTTTGAAAGAAGAGAAGTTCAAGGAAAAAGTGCTAGAGTCCGACGTCGTCCTCACCTCCTATGGACTCACTCATATCGACACAGCCGAGTTCGAGCCCATTACGTGGAGCTCGGTCGCGATCGACGAAGCGCAAAACATAAAAAATGCCGGAACAAAGCAATCCCGTGCGGTCCGAAAGCTGAACGGTAAGCACCACATCGCACTAACGGGAACACCGATGGAAAATCGCCTGACCGAGCTTTGGAGCATTTTTGATTTTACGAATCACGGTTATTTAGGAAGCTTAGGGAATTTCCAGAAAAAGTTCGTCTTGCCGATTGAAAAAGACAATGAGAAAGAAAAAATCGGTGAGCTTCAAGCATTGATTCGACCATTCTTACTAAGACGGACGAAAAAAGATGAAGAAGTGGCACTCAATTTACCGGATAAGCAGGAGCAAAAGGAATACTGTCCGCTGACTGCCGAGCAGGCATCACTGTACGAGCAACTCGTTCAAGATACGTTCGCTCAGATCGAAACACTTACGGGCCTCGAGCGAAAAGGTCTTATTTTACAATTGTTGAGCCGCTTAAAGCAGCTATGTAACCACCCTGCCCTTTACTTGAAGGAAGAAAAGCCATTACAGCTTCTTGAACGTTCGGTTAAGCTTGAAAAATTAACCGAGCTCATCGAAGCCGTACTCGAGCGCGAGGAAAGTGGCTTGATTTTCACACAATACATTGAAATGGGTGAAATCATCCGACGCGTGTTAAATAAGAAGTATGGAATTGAAGTTCCTTTCTTAAACGGAAGTGTGCCAAAAGCCAAGCGGGACGAAATGATTACACGATTCCAAAACCGTGAGTTCCCTGTGTTCCTGCTAAGTTTGAAAGCCGGTGGAACCGGGTTAAATCTAACAGCGGCGAATCACGTCATCCACTACGATCGCTGGTGGAATCCAGCCGTCGAAAACCAAGCAACCGACCGTGCGTACCGAATCGGTCAAAAGCGATTCGTCCACGTTCATAAATTTATCAGCACAGGCACGCTCGAAGAAAAAATCGACGCCATGCTAGAGAAAAAACAAACGCTAAACGATGCCATCATCCAAAGCGACAACTGGATTACCGAGCTCTCCACCGACGAGCTCCGCGACTTAATCCTCCTCTCCTAG
- the tagU gene encoding polyisoprenyl-teichoic acid--peptidoglycan teichoic acid transferase TagU: MRAERRKKKRRWVRVTGIVLLLLFLGAGVYAYSVYHSLSKAVETMHEPTSRKVSDKRTQEVSLEAQEPFSVLMLGVDEREGDKGRSDTMIVLTVNPELETVKMLSIPRDTRVEIVGRGTEDKINHAYAFGNEEMAMATVENFLDIPIDYYIKVNMEGFQDIVDAVGGITVNNSFEFSNGGVTFKEGEIGLTGEEALSYVRMRYDDPQGDFGRQQRQRQIIRGVIREGASFSSLTNYDNIFSALGENVRTNLTWDQMVDIQKNYRKSGSMIDQLTIQGEGGYIGKVWYLFVSDEEKERVQQELKGHLAI; this comes from the coding sequence ATGAGGGCAGAAAGGCGTAAGAAAAAGCGGAGATGGGTCAGGGTAACAGGAATCGTCCTGCTGCTGCTTTTTCTAGGAGCAGGCGTGTACGCATACTCGGTTTATCATTCATTGAGTAAAGCGGTGGAAACGATGCATGAACCAACGAGTCGGAAGGTTTCCGATAAAAGGACACAGGAGGTTTCGCTTGAGGCGCAGGAACCGTTTTCTGTGTTGATGCTTGGTGTGGATGAGAGAGAAGGAGACAAGGGCCGATCAGATACGATGATAGTGTTAACGGTGAATCCGGAATTAGAGACAGTGAAGATGTTAAGTATCCCTCGTGATACGAGGGTGGAGATTGTTGGTCGTGGTACCGAGGATAAGATTAACCATGCGTACGCCTTTGGGAATGAAGAAATGGCGATGGCAACCGTTGAAAACTTCCTCGACATCCCGATTGACTATTATATAAAGGTAAATATGGAAGGCTTTCAAGATATTGTGGATGCAGTAGGCGGAATTACAGTAAACAACTCGTTTGAATTTTCTAACGGTGGCGTTACTTTTAAAGAAGGCGAAATTGGTTTAACGGGTGAGGAAGCTCTTTCGTATGTGCGGATGAGATATGATGACCCACAAGGAGATTTCGGAAGACAACAGCGTCAGCGTCAAATTATTCGAGGTGTCATTCGTGAAGGAGCAAGCTTTAGCTCGTTAACCAATTATGATAATATCTTCTCCGCACTCGGAGAAAATGTTCGAACCAATCTAACATGGGATCAAATGGTCGATATCCAGAAAAACTATCGGAAGTCTGGAAGTATGATTGACCAACTCACGATTCAAGGAGAAGGCGGGTACATAGGGAAAGTATGGTACCTCTTTGTCTCCGACGAGGAAAAAGAACGAGTGCAACAAGAGCTAAAAGGACACTTAGCGATATAA
- a CDS encoding LrgB family protein: MQQFLVSIIIVVLTVGMYLVMNRLYLKYSFAFLLPLLTTTIAIIVLLSVFQLSYETYMIGGEWINQLLGPAVVALALPLYKQRKTLIGQLVAIVGGVLMGLVVGMISGVLLAEILGVSQDLILSIIPKSITTPVAIQVASAIGGIPSMTIVFVLLAGLTGAVLGPTIFKWFRITSPLGRGMAFGSASHAIGTSKAKEFDELTVSISSVSMTLSAILGSSFGTMVVWLFYM, from the coding sequence GTGCAACAATTCCTTGTCTCAATAATTATTGTGGTACTAACGGTCGGCATGTACCTCGTGATGAACCGATTGTACTTGAAGTATTCTTTCGCGTTTCTTCTTCCCTTATTGACGACAACCATTGCGATCATTGTGTTATTAAGTGTGTTTCAATTATCTTATGAAACGTATATGATCGGTGGAGAATGGATCAACCAGTTGCTGGGACCTGCAGTTGTTGCTCTTGCTCTTCCCTTGTATAAGCAGAGAAAAACGTTAATAGGTCAGCTTGTTGCGATTGTGGGAGGGGTGCTTATGGGGTTAGTGGTAGGAATGATCAGTGGAGTGTTGCTCGCAGAGATTTTAGGAGTTTCTCAAGACCTCATCCTCTCTATTATTCCTAAATCGATTACCACGCCCGTTGCGATCCAGGTGGCATCGGCGATCGGGGGAATTCCTTCTATGACCATTGTATTTGTGTTGCTAGCAGGTCTTACGGGAGCGGTTTTGGGACCTACAATATTTAAATGGTTCCGAATTACAAGCCCATTAGGAAGAGGAATGGCCTTTGGAAGTGCCTCTCACGCGATTGGAACCTCAAAGGCGAAGGAGTTTGATGAATTAACGGTTTCGATTAGCTCGGTTTCTATGACGTTAAGTGCGATTTTAGGTTCTAGTTTTGGGACGATGGTTGTTTGGTTGTTTTATATGTAA
- a CDS encoding CidA/LrgA family protein, translated as MYVTKVIFQIGILYGLFYIGTFLKDFLHIPLPGSIIGLLLLLILLFLKIIPIHWIQDGANVLITFLPLLLVPATISVMNEPSLFSGKGVILFGIIIVSTIVTMISAGWCSQLLERMAQKRKEKIQCNNSLSQ; from the coding sequence ATGTATGTAACAAAGGTAATTTTTCAGATTGGTATTTTGTACGGTTTATTTTATATAGGCACTTTTCTTAAAGACTTCCTCCATATCCCTCTTCCTGGGAGTATTATTGGCTTGCTATTATTATTGATTTTATTATTTTTAAAAATTATCCCCATCCATTGGATTCAAGATGGTGCGAATGTCCTTATCACCTTCCTTCCGTTGCTTTTAGTACCAGCAACGATCAGCGTGATGAATGAACCGTCCCTTTTTTCAGGTAAAGGGGTAATATTATTCGGGATTATCATTGTAAGTACCATCGTGACGATGATTTCAGCTGGGTGGTGTAGTCAGCTCTTAGAAAGAATGGCACAAAAAAGGAAGGAGAAAATTCAGTGCAACAATTCCTTGTCTCAATAA